A window of the Loxodonta africana isolate mLoxAfr1 chromosome 3, mLoxAfr1.hap2, whole genome shotgun sequence genome harbors these coding sequences:
- the AZIN2 gene encoding antizyme inhibitor 2, translating to MAGYLSESDFVMVEEGFSTRDLLEELTLGASQATTGEVAAFFVADLGAIVRKHFGFLKCLPRVRPFYAVKCNSSPGVLKALAELGLGFSCANKAEMELVQQIGVPASKIIYANPCKQIAQIKYAAKHGVRLLSFDNEMELAKVAKSHPGARMVLCIATDDSHSLSRLSMKFGASLKSCRHLLENAKKSHMEVVGVSFHIGSGCPDPQAFAQSIADARLVFEMGVELGHRMYILDLGGGFPGVEGAKVRFEEIASVINSALDLYFPEGCGVDILAELGRYYVTSAFTLAVNIIAKKEVLLDQPSREEENGFTPKTIVYHLEEGVYGIFSSVLFDNACPTPILQKKPSTEQPLYSSSLWGPAVDGYDCVAEGLWLPQLHVGDWLVFENMGAYTVGVGSLLGGTQACRVTYAMSRVAWEALRGQLLPAEQDEDAEGMCKPLSCGWEITDTLCVGPVFTPASIM from the exons ATGGCTGGCTACCTGAGTGAATCAGACTTTGTGATGGTGGAGGAGGGCTTCAGCACCCGAGACCTGCTGGAGGAGCTCACTCTGGGGGCCTCACAGGCCACCACG GGCGAGGTTGCTGCTTTCTTCGTGGCTGATCTGGGTGCCATAGTGAGGAAGCATTTTGGCTTTCTCAAGTGCCTGCCACGAGTCCGGCCCTTTTACGCTGTCAAGTGCAACAGTAGCCCAGGTGTGCTGAAGGCCCTGGCTGAGCTGGGGCTGGGCTTCAGCTGTGCCAACAAG GCAGAGATGGAGTTGGTCCAGCAGATTGGTGTCCCTGCCAGTAAGATCATCTACGCCAACCCCTGTAAGCAAATTGCACAGATCAAGTATGCTGCCAAGCATGGGGTCCGGCTGCTGAGCTTTGACAATGAGATGGAGCTGGCAAAGGTGGCAAAGAGTCACCCTGGTGCCAG GATGGTTCTGTGTATCGCTACCGATGACTCCCACTCCCTGAGCCGACTGAGCATGAAGTTTGGAGCGTCACTGAAATCCTGCAGACACCTACTTGAAAATGCCAAGAAGAGCCACATGGAGGTGGTGGGTGTGAG ttTTCACATTGGCAGTGGCTGTCCTGACCCTCAGGCCTTCGCTCAATCCATCGCAGATGCCCGGCTTGTGTTTGAAATGGGTGTTGAGCTGGGCCACAGAATGTACATCCTGGACCTTGGTGGTGGATTCCCTGGTGTGGAGGGAGCCAAAGTGAGATTTGAAGAG ATTGCTTCTGTGATCAACTCGGCCTTGGACCTGTATTTCCCAGAGGGCTGTGGTGTGGACATCCTTGCCGAGCTAGGGCGCTACTACGTGACCTCGGCGTTCACCTTGGCTGTCAACATCATTGCCAAGAAGGAGGTTCTTTTAGATCAGCCCAGCAGGGAGG aGGAAAACGGTTTCACCCCCAAGACCATCGTGTACCACCTTGAGGAGGGCGTGTATGGGATCTTCAGCTCAGTCCTGTTTGACAACGcctgccccacccccatcctACAGAAG aaaccATCCACGGAGCAGCCCCTGTACAGCAGCAGCCTGTGGGGTCCGGCAGTTGATGGCTATGACTGTGTGGCCGAGGGCCTGTGGCTGCCGCAACTACACGTAGGCGATTGGCTGGTCTTTGAGAACATGGGCGCGTACACCGTGGGTGTGGGTTCCCTCCTCGGGGGGACCCAGGCCTGCCGTGTCACCTATGCCATGTCCCGTGTGGCCTG GGAAGCGCTGCGTGGGCAGCTGCTGCCTGCAGAACAGGACGAGGACGCCGAAGGCATGTGCAAGCCTCTGTCCTGTGGCTGGGAGATCACAGACACCTTGTGCGTGGGCCCCGTCTTCACCCCGGCGAGCATCATGTGA